In Burkholderia sp. HI2500, the genomic window GTGCCGGCACCCGCACCCGGCGATCCCCGCCTAGCGGGTGACGTGCTCGTGAAGTTCGGCAAATCAGATGATGGTTTGCCGACGCTTGCTCAGGCATCGAACGGTGGTCAGAACCAGCCGACGCGCCAGTATGCGCGCGACGGGTTGGACGACAGCCTTACGCCCTCGCGTCTTGCACCGGTCAAGGCGAGCTTCCTGCCGAACCTGAGCTTGCTGCTCAAGCGTGGCGCAATGCTCCCCTGCGGGCAATTCACGGACATCGTGTCCACGCACCCTGGCATGGCGACCTGCCATCTGTCCGAGGACGTGTATTCGGCCGATGGCAAGACGCTGCTGCTCGAGCGCGGCAGCGAAGCGACTGGCGAGCAGCGCAAAGCGGTGCTGGAAGGGCAGGCAAGCATCTTCGTGGTGTGGACACGCATCGATACCCCGTCTGGTGTAACGGTCGATCTCGATTCGCCGGCGACGAACGCTTTGGGTGCGACCGGCATTGATGCGGACGTCGATACGCATTTCTGGTTGCGGTTCAGAGGCGCGCTGATGCTGTCGGTGATCAGCGACGCCGGCCAGGCACTGGCGAACCTGGCCCAGAGCGGTAACGGCAATCGGATCCAGTTCTCGAACACGACGTCGCAGAGCCAGCAGCTGGCGGCCGACACGTTGAAAAGCACCATCAACATTCCGCCGACCGCGACGTCGCGACACGGCTCCACGGTCAATATTTTTGTCGCACGCGACGTCGATTTTGGGAGCGTCTATGAACTTGTCAAACGCTGAACCGTACGACAGCAGCGTCACGGTTCGCAATCTGATGGAGTCGGCCGGCATTGCGGAGCTGCGCGCGCTGACGGGCAATACCGAGATCGCGATCAACCGGCCAGGTGAAGGCTGGACCGAGACGCGCAATGGTTGGGTGCGGCATGAATTGCCAGGCGCATCGCTTACGGCGCTGACGCAGCTTGCCAATGCGCTCGCGATCTACAACAAGGTGACGCCGCCGCTGTCGGTCGAGGATCCGGAAAAGCCGGTGCGGCTGCCGAATGGCGAGCGCGGGCAGATCGTGATTCCGCCTGCATGCGAGCCCAATACGGTGTCGATGACGATCCGAATTCCGAGTGCCACGCGTTTGTCGGTGGGCGATCTGACGCGCGGCAATTTCCTGAACGACTTTCGAATCGTTGGCACGCAGGATGCCACTGTTTTGTCGGCGAATTCGAGCACGCCATCGTTCGGTGATTTGAGCATGAACAGTTCGGCTGACGTGGTCGACTCGAGACGTCAGCTTGCGGCGCCGGCGGCCGTCACGCTGCAGCAGTTCGAGCTGGACATGCTCGATGCGCTGGCGCAGCGCGACATGGGGCAGTTTTTGACGCTCGCCATGCTGCACCGGATGAACGTTGTGCTGGTCGGCGGCGTTGGCTCGGGCAAGACGACGTTGATGAAAGCGCTGGCCGACGTGGTGCCGGCCACGACGCGGGTCGCGACGATCGAGGACACGCATGAAGTACCGCTTCCCAATCAGCCGAATCACGTGCACTTGTTCTTCAGCGAATCGTTGCCGGCGCGTCGGATCGTGAAGGCGACGCTGCGCATGAAATTCGACCGCGTCTATCTGGCAGAGCTGCGCGGCGACGAAACGTGGGACTACCTCGTGCTGCTCAACACCGGGCACCAGGGCGGCATTACGACGGTGCACGCGAATGATGCGATTTCGGCGCTCGCGCGAATCGCAACACTGGTGAAGCAAAGCCCGGTTGGCCAGACGCTCACGTGGGAATTTATCCTGCGTGAAGTCAAGAGCACGATCGACGTGGTGCTGTTCATGGAGAACAAGTGCTTGAAGGAGGTGTATTTCGATCCGGTCGGCAAGTGGAAATTACTGCGAGGTCTGGCATGAGCGAACCGAAAATCAAGTGGGTAAATCTCCATCCGGTCTTGTGTGCGCCGCCGACGCAGGCAGAGCTCGATGCGCAGAGGCGTCGCGCGATCAGGAGGTGGTTTTGTGCATTGGGTGCAGCCGCGGCGATCGCATTTTGCTTGTTGATTCGTATCGTCTGGGGACTGTCGTTAGGTTTAGCGGGAAATTTGGTCAGTATTTTCGCGGCCTTGTTTGCAGCCGCGCTTTTGATCGACCGCATGCCGTGGTCTGCCAACAGTGACTGGTCGCCGATGACGGGAGAGGATTTGCCTCGTCTGAGGGAGGTATTTGCTCCCGACGTGCTGGATGCCGATGCGGTCGAGCAATACAGGAAGGATGTGGCGGCGCTTCACCGGCCCCTGGTGTGGCGCGACTTGCGGATCATCGCAGAGCATCGGCAGGCGGTGCGCACATGGATCGCGCAGGAAGCGAGTGCTCGGGAACTTGCAATGTTCAACGAAGCGGGCGAACGAAACCGGAATCGGGAGGTATGAGATGCCGATGAGCCCTTCAAGCCTTTCACGTCTGCGGCGGATGGAAGAGGAGGCGTTGGCCGATGTGATCTCGGTGCAGCGTCGTCTGGCGCATCGGGCCCCAGGCGTGGACTTCGATACGTTACGACGCTGCAAGGCGC contains:
- a CDS encoding ATPase, T2SS/T4P/T4SS family, which produces MESAGIAELRALTGNTEIAINRPGEGWTETRNGWVRHELPGASLTALTQLANALAIYNKVTPPLSVEDPEKPVRLPNGERGQIVIPPACEPNTVSMTIRIPSATRLSVGDLTRGNFLNDFRIVGTQDATVLSANSSTPSFGDLSMNSSADVVDSRRQLAAPAAVTLQQFELDMLDALAQRDMGQFLTLAMLHRMNVVLVGGVGSGKTTLMKALADVVPATTRVATIEDTHEVPLPNQPNHVHLFFSESLPARRIVKATLRMKFDRVYLAELRGDETWDYLVLLNTGHQGGITTVHANDAISALARIATLVKQSPVGQTLTWEFILREVKSTIDVVLFMENKCLKEVYFDPVGKWKLLRGLA
- the virB10 gene encoding type IV secretion system protein VirB10, with the translated sequence MVDAHDESGVDPDVNAMGGSAPPEAASSRNKPEVEAIPPTGMDPRGIPGLQRGKRNTSVRGVGIIFVIVVIVIVIAVSVAVFAKRFGDAYLEHKRAKRDAPVQTAVVDPDFQGNKDHVEAVQAASAAEAASAASAGLPEPSGARGSQPAGNGVAAAGTATTTGTSAGAPVPAPAPGDPRLAGDVLVKFGKSDDGLPTLAQASNGGQNQPTRQYARDGLDDSLTPSRLAPVKASFLPNLSLLLKRGAMLPCGQFTDIVSTHPGMATCHLSEDVYSADGKTLLLERGSEATGEQRKAVLEGQASIFVVWTRIDTPSGVTVDLDSPATNALGATGIDADVDTHFWLRFRGALMLSVISDAGQALANLAQSGNGNRIQFSNTTSQSQQLAADTLKSTINIPPTATSRHGSTVNIFVARDVDFGSVYELVKR